From one Caldithrix abyssi DSM 13497 genomic stretch:
- a CDS encoding GntR family transcriptional regulator, which yields MNTLKKYEELRRKLIEYIKENNLKRDDQLPTVREIMRDMGYSYTTVNRTLNEMEKDGIITKRQGKGIFVNRINGNRENLQIALILPRDFHQYKILMGILFGVKEIVEKSDIGLIISISNMSHEKEKESISNLLQNHVDGLVIFLEDQYRRDYSHIIELKEKRVPFVLVDRYIPELETDYVVVNNEEGMFKVCAYLKYNRLCEDILFVYPDTVFLEITSTAEKIKGYKKAMETFYGDNSGTVISLDEFINRLDALGEKKAPIGVCFNHDEMLLELDDILLKEGKHLPDNLQIFGYANSFERPIYPTVEQFNEQLGKKAVEILMKRIKNPDLPVEHIKISPKLILPDKNGSYYLEK from the coding sequence ATGAATACATTAAAAAAATACGAAGAATTAAGACGAAAATTAATCGAATATATTAAAGAGAATAACCTGAAAAGGGATGATCAACTGCCCACTGTCAGAGAAATTATGCGCGATATGGGCTACAGCTATACGACGGTAAATCGAACCTTGAATGAAATGGAGAAGGACGGAATAATTACGAAACGACAGGGAAAAGGTATCTTTGTCAATCGTATTAATGGGAATAGAGAGAATCTACAGATCGCGCTTATTCTTCCAAGAGATTTTCATCAGTACAAGATTTTGATGGGCATTTTATTCGGGGTTAAGGAGATTGTTGAAAAATCTGACATAGGGTTGATCATCTCCATTTCGAACATGAGCCATGAAAAAGAAAAGGAATCCATTTCCAATTTACTTCAGAATCATGTCGATGGTCTGGTCATCTTTCTGGAAGATCAATACCGCAGAGATTATTCCCATATCATCGAATTAAAAGAAAAAAGAGTACCCTTTGTTCTGGTGGATCGTTATATCCCTGAACTTGAAACCGACTATGTTGTTGTGAATAATGAAGAGGGCATGTTCAAAGTTTGCGCCTATTTAAAGTATAATCGCTTATGTGAAGACATACTATTTGTCTACCCGGATACCGTTTTTCTGGAAATTACTTCAACGGCCGAAAAAATTAAGGGCTATAAAAAGGCCATGGAAACCTTCTACGGCGACAATTCTGGAACGGTAATATCGCTTGATGAATTTATAAACAGGCTTGATGCCCTGGGCGAAAAAAAAGCACCCATTGGCGTTTGTTTTAATCATGATGAAATGCTGTTAGAACTGGATGATATCCTTCTTAAGGAAGGGAAACATTTGCCAGATAATTTACAGATTTTTGGATATGCGAACAGTTTTGAAAGACCGATCTATCCCACCGTTGAACAATTCAATGAACAACTCGGGAAAAAGGCTGTGGAAATTTTGATGAAAAGAATAAAAAATCCTGATTTGCCGGTTGAGCACATTAAGATTAGTCCAAAATTAATTTTGCCGGATAAGAACGGCAGCTATTATTTAGAAAAGTAA